In Quercus robur chromosome 11, dhQueRobu3.1, whole genome shotgun sequence, the following proteins share a genomic window:
- the LOC126704701 gene encoding sodium transporter HKT1-like, which yields MGDASKVAALDLDLGLSSFLARFDLLEFNNLPASLFHTSTPPYIHFKHGYANLTSIKMINFSCFNQSFSHQIRSFFRFFLFHVNPFWIQLSYFIIVSIFGHLALMVSKPRTARFRPKDFDVFFTSVSATTVSSMSTIELEVFSNTQLIIMTILMFVGGEVFTSFLGLQLTRSKFSKNCPSSDQNSVNLSHNFPDHTNSDNQIELDVEKEKPDINNIIVNGSLNYRSIKVLGYVVLGYLYVVHLIGSSLVSLYVNLVPSARKVLKDKGLETLTFSVFTTVSTFTNCGFVPTNENMIVFKKNSALLLLLIPQILMGNTLYPPCLLAMIWVLKKTTKREEFRYILMNYRDMGYGHLLSGHHALLLAMTVFGFILIQFILFCSMEWNSQVMDGLNLYQKVVGSLFQTVNSRHTGESVFDLSSISSAILVLFVVMMYLPPFTTFIPPNVHVHEEFPENGKQSQNRKKTFMECLIFSQLSYLAFFIILICITERQKMEEDPLNFNVLNVTIEVISAYGNVGFTTGYSCKRQLKPNSLCVDTWYGFVGRWSTKGKFILIIVMFFGRLKKFSMKGGQAWDLS from the exons atgggggatgcctcgaaaGTGGCTGCCTTAGATCTTGATTTAGGCCTTTCCTCCttcctggctcgctttgatctcttggaatttaACAATCTTCCTGCCAGCCTCTTCCAT ACCTCAACACCCCCATATATCCACTTTAAGCATGGTTATGCAAATCTTACCTCAATAAAGATgattaatttttcttgtttcAACCAATCCTTCTCTCATCAAATTCGCTCGTTTTTTCGTTTCTTCCTCTTCCATGTCAACCCTTTTTGGATCCAGCTCAGTTACTTCATAATTGTCTCTATTTTTGGTCATCTAGCTTTGATGGTCTCAAAGCCAAGAACTGCTCGGTTTAGGCCTAAGGACTTTGACGTGTTCTTCACGTCCGTCTCTGCCACCACAGTTTCAAGCATGTCAACAATCGAACTGGAGGTTTTTTCCAATACCCAACTCATTATTATGACAATCTTAATGTTTGTTGGTGGAGAGGTATTCACTTCCTTTCTTGGACTCCAATTGACAAGGTCCAAGTTCTCCAAAAATTGTCCAAGTAGTGACCAAAACAGTGTTAACCTTAGTCACAATTTTCCTGACCACACTAATTCTGACAATCAAATTGAACTTGATGTAGAAAAAGAGAAACCAGACATCAATAATATTATTGTGAATGGTAGTCTTAATTATAGGTCTATTAAGGTTTTGGGATATGTGGTTTTGGGTTATCTATATGTGGTTCATCTAATTGGTTCTAGTCTTGTTTCATTGTATGTAAATCTTGTTCCAAGTGCGAGGAAGGTACTCAAAGACAAGGGCCTAGAAACACTGACCTTTTCTGTCTTCACAACTGTTTCAACTTTCACAAATTGTGGTTTTGTCCCAACAAATGAGAACATGATAGTTTTCAAGAAGAATTCAGCTCTCCTACTACTACTCATTCCACAAATCCTTATGGGGAACACTTTGTACCCCCCATGCTTGTTAGCCATGATCTGGGTCTTAAAGAAAACCACCAAGCGTGAGGAATTCAGATATATATTGATGAATTACAGAGATATGGGCTATGGTCATTTGCTCTCTGGTCATCACGCTTTGCTTCTAGCTATGACTGTTTTCGGGTTCATATTGATACAGTTTATACTGTTTTGCTCCATGGAGTGGAATTCACAGGTCATGGATGGTCTGAATTTGTATCAGAAAGTCGTTGGCTCTTTGTTTCAAACTGTGAACTCGCGGCATACTGGTGAATCAGTATTTGATCTCTCCAGCATCTCCTCAGCAATTCTGGTTCTCTTCGTCGTAATGAT GTATCTCCCACCATTTACTACGTTCATTCCACCAAACGTTCATGTCCATGAGGAGTTCCCAGAAAATGGGAAGCAAAgccaaaatagaaagaagactTTTATGGAGTGTCTAATCTTCTCACAACTCTCCTATCTAGCCTTTTTCATTATTCTCATATGTATCACAGAGAGACAGAAAATGGAAGAAGACCCCCTCAACTTCAATGTTTTGAACGTCACCATAGAAGTAATAAg TGCATACGGGAATGTTGGGTTCACCACTGGATACAGCTGCAAACGGCAATTAAAACCAAATAGCCTCTGTGTAGACACATGGTATGGATTCGTTGGAAGGTGGAGTACAAAGGGAAAATTCATCCTCATCATTGTCATGTTCTTTGGAAGGCTTAAAAAATTCAGTATGAAAGGTGGTCAAGCCTGGGACCTTTCCTAA